CAGCGGCGCATCAGACGCCAGATAGTCATCGAACTTTTTCAAGGCTTCAAAAAAGCGCGCGACTTCCTGCTCCCACGGCAAAGGTGTTGAGTCGTTCCACCGCTGCTCACCTTCCGCAAGCGATAATGCCCAGTCGAGCAAATCACCGAGATGCGCCAGAATCTGCGCCGGCGTGCGCGTGGTTTCGTCGATGCGAAACGAGGCGAAATTTTCCGGAATATCGCGCAGGGTTTTGCCGGCGCGGTAGGCCAGCGTTGCAACCGTGTGGCGCAGGAGTTCGCGTTTAGGATCGATTGTCATCATTATTGCCTATCAGTAGAACGGGAAGTTCAGAAAGTCGTCGACGAATCTGTTTGAATTTGATGCAACCCATTTGTACTTGATATCACAAGCCGATTTTCAAGCGTACTTTTTCGCGATTCGAATCATCGCCTCCAAGCTGCGCTCGACATCTTCATCTGTCGTTGCCCAGGAAGAAACGCTGATGCGCATCGCGGTTTTTCCCTGCCACACCGTGCCGCCGCACCAACACGTGCCGTCGGCTTGAATCGCGGCAATGACGCGATTGGTTTTCTCGGCATCACCAAATGAAACCAAAACTTGGTTCAACACGACTTCATTGAGAATTTGAAAACCGGCAGCGCTCAGGCCTTCGGCAAATCGCCGGGCATGGCGGCACGTGCGCTCAATCAAATCCGCCAAACCCTTTTTTCCCAGACTGCGCAAAGCGGCCCACACTTCCACGCCGCGCGCGCGCCGCGACAGCTCAGGCGTGTAGTCGGAAGGGTTGCGCTCCGGACTTTCCGTCGGCAGGTATTCTGCAGTGATTGCCATGGCCGCGCGCAGCGTCTCGGCATTGCGCACAAACGCCAGGCCGCAATCGTACGGCACGTTGAGATACTTGTGCGCATCGGTCGCCCATGAATCGGCGTTTTGAATTCCCTTGGCAAGATATGCGTGTGAAGGCGCGGCCGCAGCCCACAAGCCAAAAGCGCCATCGACATGTACCCAGGCGCCGCTGTCATGCGCAATGCTGCAAATCTGCTCGATGGGATCGAAGGCGCCGGTGTTGATGTTGCCTGCCTGCACGCAAATGATCGTGGGGCCGGCGTTTTTGGGAAACGCCTCGGCGCGCATGCGGCCCTGGCCATCAACCGGAACTTTGACCACGCGACTTCTGCCGAGACCGAGCAATCCCAGCGATTTGAACAGCGTGGGATGCGCTTCTGCGCCGACGATGACGGTGATCGGCGGTGCGCCAAACAATCCCTCCGCTTCGACATTCCATCCGGCGTGTTTGAGAACGGCATGGCGCGCGGCCGCGAGCGCTGTGAAGTTAGCAACCGTTGCGCCGGTGACAAATGCGCCG
This is a stretch of genomic DNA from Cytophagia bacterium CHB2. It encodes these proteins:
- a CDS encoding aspartate aminotransferase family protein, translating into MQELLKAAAERAISYLQNLETRGVAPSAEAIANLSRFNEPLPEDPVDPQSVLQMLDEFGSPATMAIAGRRFYGFVIGGSLPAALAANWLAAAWDQNTGLYKVTPGTAYLEIIALRWLLEVLKLPLQSGGAFVTGATVANFTALAAARHAVLKHAGWNVEAEGLFGAPPITVIVGAEAHPTLFKSLGLLGLGRSRVVKVPVDGQGRMRAEAFPKNAGPTIICVQAGNINTGAFDPIEQICSIAHDSGAWVHVDGAFGLWAAAAPSHAYLAKGIQNADSWATDAHKYLNVPYDCGLAFVRNAETLRAAMAITAEYLPTESPERNPSDYTPELSRRARGVEVWAALRSLGKKGLADLIERTCRHARRFAEGLSAAGFQILNEVVLNQVLVSFGDAEKTNRVIAAIQADGTCWCGGTVWQGKTAMRISVSSWATTDEDVERSLEAMIRIAKKYA